In Rhodanobacter denitrificans, the sequence ACGTGGCCGCCCTGGTAGGACGACAGCGCGATCGCGTCGGCGTCTTCCTGCAGCGCGGCACGCACCACGTCCTCGACCGAGCGGTTGTGGCCGAGGTGGATCACCTCCGCGCCCTGGCTCTGGATGATCCGCCGCATGATGTTGATCGCCGCGTCGTGGCCATCGAACAGGCTGGCCGCGGTGACGAAACGCAGCGGGGTGGTGTCGGCCTGCGTGGCGCTGGCGGGGACGTGCTTGGCGGGGGAACTCATGGCAACTCCGACATCGGTGCTTGAACTTGCCGATTCTAGTGGATCGACAGGGAGCGCGGAGTTTTGAGCTACCACGCCGTCATCCCGGCGAAGGCCAGAAGTGCGATCCCGGCCTTCGCCGGGATGACGGCGTTATTTCCCCTGAAATTCCGGGGGAGAAGGGAAACCTACATGCGGAGCGCGAGGTCAGGACTGCCGACCACACGCGTGCCTACCTGTTCGCCGCGCATGAAAGCCAGCGCCGCCCCGATCACTTCGGGGGCATCGAGCACGCGGCGGTGGCCCAGTCCCTGCGTGGTGTGCAGCCGCGCGCCGGGCCAGTGCTGGGCGTAGCGTTCGCCCTCGCCCCACGGCACGTCCGCGTCGTCCAGGTCATGCACGATCAGCGCGGGCTGGCCCAGCGAGGGCAGCTTGCGTTCCACCCGCAGCTCGTCGATGTGCACACCGGTGCGCCGGTGCAGCCATGCGTAGAACGGCTGGCGCAGATGGCCGGCCAGGTGCACGAAGCGGAAGAAGCGCCGCGTCGCCGCCTTCATGTCGGCGGCCGGCGCCACCAGGATCAGCTGCTCGGCACGCCACGCCTCGTCCTGCGCGAGGGTGACCGCGGCACCGCCGAGCGAGTGGCCGACCGCCAGCGCGGCGTTGCCGTAGTGCGCGCCGATTGCGCGGATCGTGGCGATGAATTCCGGCAGCGTGCACAGCTGGCCGCTGCTGTGGCCGTGGCCGGGCTGGTCGAAGGTGACCACGGCCAGGCCCTGCGCGCGCAGCTGTGCCACCCACGGCAGGAAGCGCAGGCCGAAGCTGGACCAGCCGTGCGCCAGCAGCGCGTAGGGCTGGGTCGACGGGTCGCCCCAGACGTAGGTGGCGATGGTTTCGCCGCCGACCTGCAGTTCGCTGCGCTGCATGTCCGCGTCGCCCTGCGCCGCCTGCGCGCGGCGGCGGCTGCTGGCGAACGGAGTGGCGAACAGGCGCGCGGCACGGTTCACCGTGCGCTGCGGTGCGATCCGGCCGCCCAGCACGAAGCCGGTGCGCACGGTAGTGAGCTTGAGTCGGTCGATGACGGTGGACATGGGTCTCGCCTCAGGTTTGCCAGCTGCGCCACAGGCGCTCGAAGGCCGCTCGCGTAAGGCAGCCGGCTTCATCGAACCCGAACAGCCCGGCGTCGTGGTGCAGGCCGAGCATCAGGGCGTAGATCTCGAAGGCGAGCTGGGCGACGTCGGTGTCGCTGCGCAGGTGGCCCAGTTCGACCGCCTGCGCGATCGCCTTCTGCAGTTCGTCGCGCCAGCCGGCCTGCTGCCGCACCACGCCGTCGTGCAGCGCGCCGTCGCGGCCGTCGTATTCGCTGACGGCGGACAGCAGCACGCAGCCGCTCTGGTGCTCGCGGCCCCACTCGAACCAGTTCGCCACGATCGCGCGCAGCCGCGGCAGGCCGCGCGGCTGCTGCAGCGCCGGCAGCAGCACCCGGGTCACGAAGCGCTGGCGGCCGGTGTCGAGCACGGCCAGCTGCAGGTCTTCGCGTGAACCGAAGTGGGCGAACACGCCGCTCTTGGACATGCCCACGTCCACCGCCAAGCCGCCGATCGACAGGCCTTCCAGCCCGCCGTTGCAGGCCAGCGCGTAGGCGTGGTCGAGGATGGTGTCGCGGGTGGCCGCGCGCTTGCCGGGGTGGGTTGCGATCGTCATGGCTGCATAAATAGCACGATCGTTCGTTCTATATCAAG encodes:
- a CDS encoding alpha/beta hydrolase, producing the protein MSTVIDRLKLTTVRTGFVLGGRIAPQRTVNRAARLFATPFASSRRRAQAAQGDADMQRSELQVGGETIATYVWGDPSTQPYALLAHGWSSFGLRFLPWVAQLRAQGLAVVTFDQPGHGHSSGQLCTLPEFIATIRAIGAHYGNAALAVGHSLGGAAVTLAQDEAWRAEQLILVAPAADMKAATRRFFRFVHLAGHLRQPFYAWLHRRTGVHIDELRVERKLPSLGQPALIVHDLDDADVPWGEGERYAQHWPGARLHTTQGLGHRRVLDAPEVIGAALAFMRGEQVGTRVVGSPDLALRM
- a CDS encoding TetR/AcrR family transcriptional regulator, with protein sequence MTIATHPGKRAATRDTILDHAYALACNGGLEGLSIGGLAVDVGMSKSGVFAHFGSREDLQLAVLDTGRQRFVTRVLLPALQQPRGLPRLRAIVANWFEWGREHQSGCVLLSAVSEYDGRDGALHDGVVRQQAGWRDELQKAIAQAVELGHLRSDTDVAQLAFEIYALMLGLHHDAGLFGFDEAGCLTRAAFERLWRSWQT